The genomic window GTCGCTCGTCGCTTAAGTTCGGCATACTGTCGTCATCGCCAGTCCTTTCCTTACCCCTCGCCCTTTGTCCTTAGTTTATGTCCAAAGAATTCAAGAAGCTCCGCGAGCGGGTCTGTCGGGCGAACCTCGATTTGGCGGGGCACGGGTTGGTGACTCTCACGTGGGGGAACGTCAGCGGCCTGAGCGACGACGGCCTGTACTTTGCGATCAAGCCCAGCGGCGTCCCCTACGCCGAGATGGAGCCTGAGCAGATGGTCGTCGTGGCCGTCTCCACCGGCGAGATCGTCGACGGCGAACTGCGTCCCTCGTCCGACACGCCGACCCATCGCCTGCTGTACGAGAAGTTCCGCGGCGTGGGGGGGATTGTCCACACCCACAGCCGGTGTGCGACTGCGTTCGCCCAGGCGCGGCGCGAGATCCCCTGCCTGGGGACGACTCACGCCGACCACTTCCACGGCCCCGTGCCGTTGACGCGGCCCCTGTCGGGCAAGGAGGTCGAGGACGGCTACGAGGCTCATACGGGGGACGTCATTATCGAACGGTTCGCCGATCTCGACCCGCTGGCGATGCCGGCCGTGCTGGTCGCCGGGCACGCCCCGTTCGCGTGGGGCAAGAGCGCCGCCTCGGCGGTCGAGAACGCCGTCGCCCTCGAGGCGGTCGCCCAGATGGCGCTCGACACGCTCACGATCGAACCCAACGTCCGCTCGCTGGAACCCTACGTGCTCGAAAAACACTACACGCGCAAACACGGCGCCGGCGCCTATTACGGTCAACCCGCGGAAAAGAAGTGACGCTCCGCCGGTTCCGGCAACGGTGACGGACCGCGGCGGCAGAGGTTTGTGCCGCCGGGTCGGACTCGCCATCGGCCTCCCCAGAATCACCTGTCAACAGCCACCAATCACCATCCTCCCCCATGCCCCTCGTCCACTCCCGCCCCGCTGAAGTCTGGTTCCTCGTCGGCAGCCAGCACCTGTACGGCCCCGCCGCTTTGGAGAAGGTGGCCGAGCATGCTCGCGAGGTCGCGGCTTCGCTGGACGCCTCGCCGGCGATTCCCGCGAAGGTCAAGTGCCTGCCGGTGCTTACCGGGCCGGACGAGATCCGCGCGACGATCCTCGCGGCGAACGCCGATCCGAACTGCATCGGCGTGATTGCGTGGATGCACACCTTTTCTCCCGCCAAGATGTGGATCGGCGGGCTTACGGCGCTCGACAAGCCGCTGTTGCACCTCCATACGCAATACGCGGCTCCCTTGCCGTGGGCGACGATCGATATGGACTTCATGAACCTGAACCAGTCGGCCCACGGGGGACGCGAGTTCGGGCACATCTGCGCCCGGCTGGGGATCGCTCGCAAGGTGGTCGTCGGCCACTGGCAGAACGAGGCGGTCGTGGCTCAAGTCGGCGCCTGGATCCGCGCCGCCGCGGCCCGGCACGACCTGCGCTCGGCAAAGATCGCCCGCCTCGGCGACAACATGCGCGAAGTGGCCGTCACCGAGGGGGACAAGGTCTCGGCCCAGATCGTCCTGGGGGCGTCGATCAACGGCTACGGCCTGGGCGATCTCGTCAAGCACGTCGACGGGGCGAGCGACGCGGCCATCGACCGGCTCTGCGGCCAGTACGACGAGCAGTACCAGATGGCCCCCGAGCTGCGCTCCGGCGGCGCCCGGCGGGAGTCGCTTCGCGAGGCGGCCCGAATCGAACTGGGGCTGCGGTCGTTCCTGGAGAGCGGCGGGTTCGTGGGCTTTACCGACACCTTCGAGAACTTGCACGGTTTGCGGCAGTTGCCGGGGTTGCCGGTCCAACGGCTCATGGCCGACGGGTACGGCTTCGGCGCCGAGGGGGACTGGAAGGCTGCCGTCATGACCCGGGCCGCCAAGGTTATGGCCGAGGGCCTGCCCGGCGGCACGAGCTTCATGGAAGACTACACCTACGACATGGCCTCCTCGCCGATGGCGTGCCTCGGCGCCCACATGCTCGAGATTTGCCCCTCGATCGCCGCCGGCACGCCTTCCTGCGAGATCCACCCGTTGG from Pirellulales bacterium includes these protein-coding regions:
- the araD gene encoding L-ribulose-5-phosphate 4-epimerase AraD yields the protein MSKEFKKLRERVCRANLDLAGHGLVTLTWGNVSGLSDDGLYFAIKPSGVPYAEMEPEQMVVVAVSTGEIVDGELRPSSDTPTHRLLYEKFRGVGGIVHTHSRCATAFAQARREIPCLGTTHADHFHGPVPLTRPLSGKEVEDGYEAHTGDVIIERFADLDPLAMPAVLVAGHAPFAWGKSAASAVENAVALEAVAQMALDTLTIEPNVRSLEPYVLEKHYTRKHGAGAYYGQPAEKK
- the araA gene encoding L-arabinose isomerase; this translates as MPLVHSRPAEVWFLVGSQHLYGPAALEKVAEHAREVAASLDASPAIPAKVKCLPVLTGPDEIRATILAANADPNCIGVIAWMHTFSPAKMWIGGLTALDKPLLHLHTQYAAPLPWATIDMDFMNLNQSAHGGREFGHICARLGIARKVVVGHWQNEAVVAQVGAWIRAAAARHDLRSAKIARLGDNMREVAVTEGDKVSAQIVLGASINGYGLGDLVKHVDGASDAAIDRLCGQYDEQYQMAPELRSGGARRESLREAARIELGLRSFLESGGFVGFTDTFENLHGLRQLPGLPVQRLMADGYGFGAEGDWKAAVMTRAAKVMAEGLPGGTSFMEDYTYDMASSPMACLGAHMLEICPSIAAGTPSCEIHPLGIGGKEDPVRLVFDAPAGPAVNATIVDLGDRFRLVLNEVEVIAPPEPLPKLPVARAVWRPLPDLATAAAAWIYAGGSHHPTFSQALATEHFEDFAEMIDAELIVIDAETRLRDLRRQLRG